In the Solanum pennellii chromosome 5, SPENNV200 genome, one interval contains:
- the LOC107019912 gene encoding uncharacterized protein LOC107019912: MSGVTLATGREETTSSTREPKRQQGGVGVMGSLRVIELQLVAFIMVFSASGLVPLLDLIFPALASAYLLLLSRFAFPSLGTTSSSSNETLFQGSRLFRLYMVAGTSIGLFLPLAYVLGGFARGDQHAVRSATPHLFLLSFQILTENIISGLSLFSPPIRALVPLLYTVRRIFVLIDWIQDVWINKTLPPNAQVKDVTWYWFGKGLAVANLAYFSINLFGFLIPQFLPRAFERYFRERSEVNSKLAEDEHSQAMNRTKHADKKAE; this comes from the exons ATGTCAGGTGTAACGCTAGCTACAGGTCGAGAAGAGACGACATCTTCAACAAGAGAGCCTAAGCGACAACAAGGTGGTGTGGGTGTAATGGGATCACTACGAGTAATTGAGTTACAATTAGTAGCTTTCATTATGGTTTTCTCAGCTAGTGGTCTTGTACCATTACTTGATTTGATTTTCCCAGCTTTAGCATCCGCGTATCTTTTGCTTCTTTCGCGATTTGCGTTTCCATCACTTGGTACAACTAGTTCTAGTTCCAACGAAACACTATTTCAGGGAAGTCGGTTATTTCGTCTTTATATGGTTGCTGGTACTAGTATTGGACTGTTTTTGCCATTGGCATATGTTTTGGGTGGATTTGCTAGGGGTGATCAGCATGCAGTTCGCTCTGCTACTCCTcatttgtttttactttcttttcaaATTCTAACTGAGAATATTATAAGTGGATTGTCCCTCTTTTCTCCGCCGATTAGAGCACTTGTTCCCCTGCTTTATACAGTTAGAAGGATCTTTGTTTTGATTGATTGGATACAAGATGTGTGGATCAACAAGACTTTGCCCCCAAATGCACAAGTCAAG GATGTTACATGGTACTGGTTTGGGAAGGGATTGGCAGTGGCTAATCTGGCGTATTTTTCGATCAATCTGTTTGGTTTCTTGATTCCGCAATTTCTTCCACGGGCTTTCGAGAGGTACTTCAGGGAGAGGAGTGAGGTGAATTCGAAGTTGGCTGAAGATGAGCACTCACAAGCTATGAACAGAACAAAACACGCAGACAAAAAGGCAGAGTAA